From a single Populus trichocarpa isolate Nisqually-1 chromosome 17, P.trichocarpa_v4.1, whole genome shotgun sequence genomic region:
- the LOC18106547 gene encoding autophagy protein 5 — protein MMEAQKYVWEGAIPLQIHLHESEITSLPPPSPALILAPRIGYLPLLLPLIKPYFSSTLPPGQDTIWFDYKGLPLKWYIPTGVLFDLLCAQPERPWNLTVHFRGYPSNLLIPCEGEESVKWSFINSLKEADYIINGNCKNVMHMSQSDQVELWHSVMDGNLEKYIRASSKLKLGTVTTDEADMVGQVKAGKIPVRLYVWSVNEDFEDLEDAPEVDNWDQISYINRPLEIHKQGKHFTLHDALKNLLPEFFGGKSLINDEPCIEEGEDVQKVSSEDAGSSTGAEEGKEIFNQPVESCCNDAEIKLVRIQGIEPKMEIPFSWVVNSLKNPEHFLHICVCVKVPNVNAA, from the exons ATGATGGAGGCACAGAAATACGTATGGGAAGGAGCAATTCCATTACAAATTCATCTCCATGAATCAGAAATAACAAGCCTCCCACCACCATCTCCAGCATTAATCTTAGCACCTAGAATTGGTTACTTACCTCTGCTTCTTCCTCTTATTAAGCCTTACTTCTCTTCTACTCTCCCTCCTGGACAAGATACTATTTGGTTTGATTACAAAGGATTGCCTCtaaaatg GTATATACCAACTGGGGTGCTTTTTGATCTTCTATGTGCACAACCTGAAAGGCCTTGGAATTTGACG GTACATTTTAGAGGTTATCCTAGTAATTTGTTGATTCCTTGCGAAGGTGAAGAGTCTGTAAAGTGGAGCTTTATTAATTCACTGAAAGAG GCAGATTACATTATCAATGGAAATTGCAAGAATGTTATGCACATGTCTCAATCTGATCAAGTGGAGCTGTGGCATTCTGTCATGGATG GTAATTTGGAGAAATATATACGTGCATCTTCAAAGCTTAAACTTGGAACAGTCACCACTGATGAGGCAGATATGGTTGGGCAAGTGAAGGCAG GTAAAATTCCAGTTAGATTGTATGTTTGGAGTGTTAATGAGGATTTTGAAGATCTGGAAGATGCACCAGAAGTTGATAACTGGGATCAAATTTCTTATATAAATCGTCCTCTTGAAATTCACAAACAAG GAAAACATTTCACCCTTCACGATGCACTGAAAAATCTCCTGCCAGAATTTTTTGGGGGCAAATCCTTGATCAATGATGAACCATGCATAGAAGAAGGTGAAGATGTACAGAAGGTTTCATCAGAAGATGCAGGCAGCAGTACAGGAGCTGAAGAGGGGAAAGAAATCTTTAACCAACCCGTGGAGTCTTGCTGCAACGATGCTGAAATTAAACTCGTCCGCATCCAAGGGATTGAACCAAAGATGGAAATACCTTTCTCTTGGGTGGTGAACAGCCTAAAGAATCCTGAGCACTTTCTTCATATCTGTGTTTGTGTCAAAGTTCCAAATGTAAATGCTGCATGA
- the LOC18106546 gene encoding protein ALTERED XYLOGLUCAN 9: MLIMLGGVQIGVLAACVVLFVPMGMAGYHLSRNRMLFFSGALFITLAVGVHLTPYFPSVSDFVSSVKSVVVYDNREDSCINLVNEVVWDVKPRIISSSGDGTVDYDKIWDWSKNGKVKGCDFEKLGRGDVKDLLNGSWVVVAGDSQARLTVQSLLSLILDEKRMGMIKGDLYKKHSDYEIVVDEIGMKLDFVWAPYVVNLTSLMMGFKQNRTYPDVLVMGAGLWHMLHVNNASDYDVALENLRSSVVSLLPFSPELDTDGPVTGSVSVRSPHLFWLGMPILINGMLNTEEKREKMNDEMCRAYDSALHNSRLLRRYGGPLLLLDIQSLSWNCGPRCTIDGMHYDGTVYEAAVHILLNALLIESHQKLGSS; this comes from the coding sequence ATGCTAATTATGTTAGGTGGTGTACAAATTGGAGTATTGGCAGCTTGTGTGGTGTTATTTGTGCCAATGGGAATGGCAGGTTATCATTTAAGCCGAAACAGGATGTTGTTTTTCAGTGGTGCCCTTTTCATTACACTTGCGGTAGGTGTTCATTTGACTCCTTATTTCCCTTCTGTTTCTGATTTTGTTAGTTCAGTTAAATCTGTTGTTGTTTATGATAATCGTGAGGATTCTTGTATTAATTTAGTTAATGAAGTTGTTTGGGATGTTAAACCTCGTATTATTAGTAGTAGTGGTGATGGTACTGTTGATTATGACAAGATATGGGATTGGTCTAAAAATGGGAAGGTGAAAGGTTGTGATTTTGAGAAGTTGGGGAGGGGAGATGTTAAGGATTTGCTTAATGGGTCATGGGTTGTTGTGGCAGGGGATTCGCAAGCGCGGTTGACTGTGCAATCTTTGTTAAGTTTGATTTTAGATGAGAAAAGGATGGGAATGATTAAGGGGGATTTGTATAAGAAGCATAGTGATTATGAGATTGTTGTGGATGAGATTGGTATGAAATTGGATTTTGTTTGGGCTCCGTATGTTGTTAATTTAACGAGTTTGATGATGGGGTTTAAGCAGAATAGAACTTACCCTGATGTTTTGGTGATGGGAGCAGGGTTGTGGCATATGCTTCATGTGAACAACGCATCGGATTATGATGTTGCATTGGAGAATTTGAGGAGTTCAGTGGTTTCCTTGTTACCGTTTTCACCAGAATTGGATACGGATGGGCCTGTGACGGGTTCTGTGTCTGTTAGATCTCCTCATCTGTTTTGGCTTGGGATGCCAATTTTGATAAATGGGATGTTGAATACAGAGGAGAAGAGGGAGAAGATGAATGATGAAATGTGTCGTGCTTATGATAGTGCACTGCATAATAGTAGGCTCTTGCGCAGATATGGTGGTCCTCTTCTGTTGTTGGATATTCAATCGTTGAGTTGGAATTGTGGACCGCGGTGTACAATTGATGGGATGCATTATGATGGAACTGTTTATGAAGCTGCTGTTCATATTCTGTTAAATGCATTGCTTATTGAATCTCATCAGAAGCTTGGATCTTCatag
- the LOC18106544 gene encoding expansin-A13, with protein sequence MFSHKKDNKMPPPLLQGPIHTLLKPLLLLLLLLTLPPTTTSHTSSTTTPPPLSTYLSQWQPARATYYAASDPRDTVGGACGYGDLVKAGYGMATVALSESMFERGQICGACFEIKCVDDLRWCIPGTSIIVSVTNFCAPNYGFPSDAGGKCNTPNKHFVLPIESFEKIAIWKAANMPVQYRRIKCRKEGGIRFTISGSGIFLSVLISNVAGAGDVTSVRIKGSRTGWLDMGRNWGQNWHVNANLQNQALSFEVTSSDKMTVLSYTVAPKDWRFGQTFEGKQFET encoded by the exons ATGTTCTCccataaaaaagacaacaagATGCCACCGCCATTACTTCAAGGCCCTATTCACACTCTCCTGAaacctctcctcctcctcctcctcctcctcactCTCCCCCCCACCACCACCTCCCACACCTCTTCCACCACCACCCCTCCACCTCTGTCCACTTACCTATCCCAATGGCAACCCGCACGCGCTACTTACTACGCAGCATCCGATCCCCGGGACACAGTAGGAGGCGCGTGTGGATATGGGGACTTGGTTAAGGCGGGATATGGAATGGCAACTGTAGCATTGAGTGAATCAATGTTTGAACGTGGACAGATCTGTGGCGCgtgttttgaaatcaaatgtGTTGATGATTTGAGGTGGTGTATTCCTGGGACTTCTATTATTGTTTCTGTTACTAATTTTTGTGCTCCAAATTATGGGTTCCCTTCTGATGCTGGTGGAAAATGTAATACTCCAAATAAGCACTTTGTGCTGCCCATTGAATCTTTTGAAAAGATTGCCATTTGGAAGGCTGCTAATATGCCTGTTCAGTACAGAAG GATTAAGTGCAGAAAGGAAGGAGGGATTCGGTTTACAATCTCTGGGTCCGGTATCTTCCTTTCTGTGCTGATCAGCAATGTTGCAGGTGCTGGAGACGTAACTTCAGTGAGGATTAAAGGTTCAAGAACGGGTTGGCTTGATATGGGTAGGAACTGGGGCCAAAACTGGCATGTTAATGCAAATTTACAGAATCAAGCTCTCTCATTTGAGGTCACCAGTAGTGATAAGATGACTGTTCTTTCTTACACCGTTGCTCCCAAAGATTGGAGATTTGGACAAACCTTTGAAGGCAAGCAATTTGAGACTTGA